One region of Aminobacterium colombiense DSM 12261 genomic DNA includes:
- the holA gene encoding DNA polymerase III subunit delta, producing the protein MPKIVIISASEVSQRRLLSKTLQKYTIQGYSLSGRKEGGSWQDILSLGKNRVLFSEKQMLLVENAENLGVLPESMITFFNSVEESCLVLLVYDGSPSKYIPKEALQRAEILKAEEIPFWPSARLRWLLNFCGDRRINLEKEAAALLIDWIEDGEELRSEIEKIAAFSDGQTVTSEMVRALSFDEGRSSMLRFLDGVCQGNRKEILILFPHLHQDVPFLMLVTALYNRLKPVIYQYIFPSLSEKDILEMLKVRSYAGKMASEARKNYDKQTLFAFIVELTGLSYGEKTGAGAGWAGLETIVLRLIGSIKKEKS; encoded by the coding sequence GTGCCCAAAATCGTAATTATAAGCGCCTCTGAGGTTTCTCAGAGGCGTCTTCTTTCTAAGACCCTTCAAAAATACACGATTCAGGGATATAGCCTTAGTGGCCGCAAGGAAGGAGGTTCCTGGCAAGATATCCTATCACTGGGAAAAAACCGGGTGCTTTTTAGCGAGAAGCAAATGCTTCTTGTTGAAAATGCAGAAAATCTAGGGGTATTGCCGGAATCTATGATTACCTTTTTCAATTCTGTAGAAGAATCTTGCCTTGTCCTTCTCGTTTATGATGGTAGTCCCTCTAAATATATTCCTAAAGAGGCCCTCCAGCGAGCAGAAATTTTGAAGGCCGAAGAAATTCCTTTCTGGCCATCGGCCAGGCTGCGTTGGCTCCTAAATTTTTGTGGGGACAGGCGCATAAATTTAGAAAAAGAGGCAGCTGCTTTGCTCATAGACTGGATAGAAGATGGAGAAGAGCTGCGAAGCGAGATTGAAAAGATTGCAGCCTTTTCTGATGGTCAGACAGTGACTTCAGAAATGGTAAGGGCACTTTCTTTTGATGAGGGGCGTAGCTCTATGCTTCGTTTTCTTGATGGGGTGTGTCAGGGAAATCGAAAAGAAATTTTGATCCTCTTCCCTCATCTTCATCAAGATGTCCCGTTTTTAATGTTAGTAACGGCCCTTTACAATCGTTTAAAACCAGTTATTTATCAATATATTTTCCCATCTCTTTCAGAAAAAGATATACTGGAGATGCTCAAGGTTCGCAGTTATGCAGGTAAAATGGCTTCGGAAGCAAGAAAAAATTATGATAAACAAACCCTTTTTGCCTTCATTGTGGAATTAACTGGTCTTTCTTATGGGGAAAAAACTGGCGCCGGAGCAGGTTGGGCTGGCCTTGAAACCATAGTTCTTCGCTTGATTGGCAGCATAAAAAAAGAAAAAAGCTGA
- the rpsT gene encoding 30S ribosomal protein S20 — MPNKKSAEKRMRTSEKNRLYNRYWTSRCKTAAKRVLEAVNNQDAELAGKRLQVAQSVIDKAVVKGVMHRSTGARRKSLLTNKVKALAGAAPESSQE, encoded by the coding sequence ATGCCCAATAAGAAATCCGCTGAAAAGAGAATGAGAACCAGTGAAAAGAATCGTCTCTACAATCGTTACTGGACAAGCCGATGCAAAACGGCTGCCAAGAGGGTTCTCGAAGCTGTTAATAATCAGGATGCCGAACTGGCTGGAAAACGGCTTCAAGTTGCCCAGAGCGTTATTGATAAAGCTGTTGTGAAGGGTGTTATGCACCGTAGCACTGGGGCTCGCCGTAAGTCGCTTCTTACCAACAAGGTAAAGGCCCTAGCGGGGGCAGCTCCTGAGAGCAGCCAGGAATAA
- a CDS encoding ATP-dependent DNA helicase, whose product MNSNMHPMDKIFAPSGLFEKNFEDYEYREPQLLLAQKIWDSFMQQRNTVFVAEAPTGIGKTFALLAPALKWALPQEKRILFLTAGITLQEQLIRKDLPRLKELLGYDVSFGLLKGRGNYVCVRRALELEHEGFLSFGDSGAASIYLSEWLKKTQTGDLSELKLPSDFPIFPRVAAQVRGCLGHRCPYRDRCFIQKALKKAQNWDVIVSNYHMYFAYVMNGKGTFPVDFDVLICDEAHRMVDAARSISSVRVSWEDLVRLLRSKGAATAESFLSNREEEQGVLRDELSSVQEEGRKLFELLEVSIADGVLIPVRNEELYRCGLLVSSHIETALKMLRSIEELCNEKPYDVDDGPLALALAWIEEVRLFSHSLQWCLAVGHFPEWAYWREGDALVSEPTLCSDKVSEGILSQKAEKIIAISATMTVEGSFDFWKRETGIIPTDTYVLESPFDLEKQMKILVVDLGLKVIEKGYDERVCRVVERLCNDNGGSSLVLLSSMRLVKKVGNWLKGSQHPYTVYVQNELPRTELLERFRSDLSSVLIGSVSFREGVDVPGEGLTQVIIDRIPFPHPKDPVVQSRNELEGRKAFVTVILPQAKMFLRQALGRLIRSKSDQGRVVILDGRIIDRQDWRIRKDLPLVPIQRFTVKSNSVAHEKTV is encoded by the coding sequence ATGAACAGCAACATGCATCCGATGGATAAAATTTTTGCCCCTTCAGGGCTTTTTGAAAAAAATTTTGAGGATTATGAATATAGAGAGCCCCAGCTTCTTTTAGCTCAAAAAATATGGGACTCCTTTATGCAACAGAGAAATACAGTGTTTGTTGCTGAGGCCCCTACTGGAATAGGTAAAACCTTTGCGCTGTTGGCTCCTGCTTTAAAGTGGGCCTTGCCTCAGGAGAAAAGGATCCTCTTTCTCACAGCCGGAATTACCCTTCAGGAACAATTAATACGAAAAGACCTCCCCCGCCTTAAAGAGCTATTGGGATATGATGTTTCCTTTGGTCTTCTTAAGGGGAGGGGCAACTATGTTTGTGTCAGAAGAGCCCTTGAACTCGAACATGAAGGTTTTCTTTCTTTTGGAGATAGTGGTGCCGCCTCCATATACCTTTCTGAGTGGCTAAAAAAAACTCAAACAGGTGATCTTTCAGAGTTAAAACTTCCTTCCGATTTTCCAATATTTCCTAGAGTTGCCGCGCAAGTTCGTGGCTGCCTTGGACATCGTTGTCCTTATCGTGATAGGTGCTTTATTCAAAAAGCCTTAAAGAAAGCACAGAATTGGGATGTAATTGTCTCGAATTATCATATGTATTTTGCCTATGTAATGAACGGGAAGGGAACCTTCCCTGTGGATTTTGATGTGTTGATCTGCGATGAGGCCCACCGTATGGTCGATGCAGCTCGGTCGATTTCATCTGTAAGGGTTTCATGGGAAGATCTGGTTCGGCTTCTTAGAAGCAAAGGGGCCGCAACTGCCGAATCGTTCCTCTCAAATCGAGAGGAAGAACAAGGTGTGTTGCGGGACGAACTTTCTTCTGTCCAAGAAGAAGGAAGAAAACTTTTTGAGCTCCTTGAGGTTTCCATAGCCGACGGAGTGCTTATCCCTGTTCGTAACGAAGAGCTTTACCGTTGCGGATTACTGGTTTCTTCACATATAGAGACGGCCTTAAAAATGTTGCGTTCTATTGAAGAGCTGTGCAATGAGAAACCTTATGACGTGGATGACGGTCCTCTGGCTCTCGCCCTTGCATGGATAGAAGAGGTTCGGCTTTTTTCCCACTCTCTTCAGTGGTGTTTAGCAGTGGGCCATTTCCCTGAGTGGGCGTATTGGCGAGAAGGAGATGCCCTCGTAAGTGAACCTACCCTGTGCTCGGATAAGGTATCAGAGGGGATTCTTTCTCAAAAAGCAGAAAAGATCATTGCAATCTCTGCTACGATGACAGTAGAGGGATCTTTTGATTTTTGGAAGAGAGAAACAGGAATTATCCCTACAGATACGTATGTCCTAGAGTCTCCCTTTGATCTTGAAAAACAAATGAAAATACTCGTGGTGGATCTTGGTCTGAAAGTCATAGAAAAAGGCTATGACGAGCGGGTTTGTCGTGTAGTAGAACGTCTTTGTAATGACAACGGGGGAAGTTCTTTGGTTCTCCTCAGTTCCATGAGACTTGTTAAGAAGGTGGGCAATTGGCTTAAGGGAAGCCAACATCCTTACACAGTGTATGTTCAGAACGAATTACCCCGAACAGAACTTCTTGAACGTTTCAGATCAGATCTTTCAAGCGTGCTGATTGGGAGTGTTTCCTTCAGAGAAGGAGTAGATGTGCCGGGAGAAGGGTTGACCCAGGTTATTATTGACAGAATCCCCTTTCCTCACCCGAAAGATCCAGTTGTACAATCAAGAAACGAATTGGAAGGAAGAAAAGCTTTTGTAACAGTAATTCTCCCTCAGGCCAAAATGTTTCTACGTCAAGCTCTTGGACGCCTTATCCGATCAAAAAGTGATCAGGGCAGAGTTGTTATTCTTGATGGTAGAATTATTGATAGACAGGATTGGCGGATACGGAAAGATTTGCCCTTAGTTCCAATACAACGATTTACAGTCAAGAGTAATTCTGTTGCTCATGAGAAAACGGTGTGA
- a CDS encoding 50S ribosomal protein L34 — protein MGYLSRSSSPSGLRILRNRRRKGRKRLAV, from the coding sequence ATGGGATACCTCTCTCGTTCCAGTTCCCCCAGCGGATTGAGAATTCTTCGCAACCGGAGACGCAAGGGGCGTAAGCGTTTGGCTGTGTAG
- the rnpA gene encoding ribonuclease P protein component, with translation MKLGYSRSVRLKKGWEYDYVFRTGSRFKGELVRLLFVEAPDDRTRIGLAVGKRQGSACVRNRGRRILKESIRRILPWVKGTWWCVFSLRTAGLEANAYDVYDDMVALLGRVGLLDESWPGNMWEKKNKNDG, from the coding sequence TTGAAGCTCGGATATTCACGCTCTGTGCGGCTCAAGAAGGGTTGGGAATATGATTATGTTTTCCGCACCGGCAGTCGCTTCAAAGGCGAGCTGGTGCGGTTGCTGTTTGTGGAGGCCCCCGACGATAGAACTAGGATAGGGCTGGCCGTAGGGAAACGCCAAGGATCGGCTTGTGTGCGCAATAGGGGACGGCGCATTCTGAAAGAGAGCATACGTCGTATTCTACCATGGGTAAAAGGAACATGGTGGTGTGTTTTTTCTCTTCGAACAGCAGGGCTGGAAGCAAATGCCTATGACGTGTATGATGATATGGTGGCTCTTTTAGGGCGTGTAGGGTTACTTGATGAGTCGTGGCCGGGGAATATGTGGGAGAAAAAGAATAAAAATGACGGATAG
- the yidD gene encoding membrane protein insertion efficiency factor YidD has product MLTEIAVTAIRFYQKWISPMLGKNCRFYPTCSQYTLEAIEMHGILIGSWLGLIRIMKCGPWHPGGYDPVPDFPLKRKISPKIYNSD; this is encoded by the coding sequence ATGTTGACAGAAATAGCCGTGACTGCTATTAGATTTTATCAGAAATGGATTTCTCCAATGTTAGGAAAGAATTGTCGATTTTATCCGACCTGTTCTCAGTACACCCTTGAGGCTATAGAAATGCATGGTATCTTGATCGGAAGTTGGCTTGGATTAATCCGTATAATGAAATGTGGTCCGTGGCATCCTGGGGGATATGATCCAGTGCCAGATTTTCCACTTAAGAGAAAAATATCTCCTAAAATCTACAATTCTGACTGA
- a CDS encoding YidC/Oxa1 family membrane protein insertase, with product MGTLWKAAGDFILLILETLHNLTGSWGIAIILLTLAVRILLHPLTHKQMVSMQRMQKLQPRMKMLQEKYKDDKETLNREIMSLYKENKVNPAAGCLPLLVQLPILILLFRLLMNYNFGSVPFLGFISLEGSVLSTLAQAVALPETTKIGVMAVLSGVLANPAGLAQVGLYLGNLMLLVVVGILTWAQQQMSSTGNPQMAMMSWFMPLFLTFICLSLPGGVLLYWGVSSFLGVAQQWWITKKTSQEMQEKPVLHKSKPAGKEEN from the coding sequence GTGGGTACTCTCTGGAAAGCAGCGGGGGATTTTATACTTCTTATCCTTGAAACCCTTCATAATTTAACGGGTTCATGGGGAATTGCAATTATTTTGCTGACACTGGCGGTAAGAATTCTTCTTCACCCTCTTACCCATAAACAAATGGTTAGCATGCAAAGGATGCAGAAGCTTCAGCCCCGCATGAAAATGTTGCAGGAAAAGTATAAGGATGACAAAGAAACACTGAATAGAGAAATTATGAGCTTGTATAAAGAAAACAAAGTAAACCCTGCGGCTGGATGTTTGCCTCTTCTTGTACAATTGCCTATTCTTATTCTATTATTCCGTTTGTTGATGAACTATAATTTTGGAAGTGTTCCTTTCCTTGGCTTCATTAGCCTTGAAGGATCTGTCCTTTCAACGCTGGCTCAGGCGGTAGCTCTTCCAGAAACAACTAAAATAGGTGTTATGGCTGTGCTATCTGGTGTTCTCGCCAACCCTGCGGGGTTGGCTCAAGTAGGCCTTTATCTGGGGAACCTCATGCTCCTTGTTGTTGTTGGTATTCTCACGTGGGCACAGCAGCAGATGAGTTCTACGGGGAATCCGCAGATGGCGATGATGAGCTGGTTTATGCCTCTCTTTCTCACCTTTATATGCCTTAGCCTGCCTGGGGGAGTTTTGTTGTATTGGGGAGTTTCATCTTTCCTGGGAGTAGCTCAGCAGTGGTGGATTACCAAAAAAACAAGTCAGGAAATGCAGGAGAAGCCAGTCTTACATAAATCTAAACCCGCAGGCAAAGAGGAAAATTAA
- the jag gene encoding RNA-binding cell elongation regulator Jag/EloR, with the protein MTEQDKFIMEVSSIDEAKTLAAAKLGLNPEDFLVKIIEEEKSFFGLLGRKLRVEVWTELPVSVLKGQELAGDLIKRMRLSLSVNEEDGFLNLSGDDAGIIIGKYGETLKAMEYLLNLMMRDETRETRIKLDSDGYRARREASLKRLALAAARKVEKRGKPAYLEPMSSWERRIIHLALKDTDSVMTRSVGEEPSRKVVVCPAHSTRSKRR; encoded by the coding sequence ATGACCGAGCAAGACAAGTTTATTATGGAAGTCAGCTCCATAGACGAAGCTAAAACATTGGCCGCGGCCAAGCTGGGATTAAATCCGGAGGACTTCCTTGTTAAGATAATCGAAGAAGAAAAAAGTTTTTTTGGTCTATTGGGGAGAAAATTAAGGGTAGAAGTATGGACTGAGCTGCCGGTATCAGTCTTAAAGGGGCAAGAACTGGCGGGGGATCTTATTAAACGTATGAGACTTTCCCTCTCTGTAAACGAGGAAGATGGTTTTTTGAACCTTTCTGGTGATGATGCTGGAATTATTATTGGAAAGTACGGCGAAACTCTGAAAGCCATGGAGTATCTCCTCAATCTTATGATGCGTGACGAGACCAGAGAGACCCGTATCAAATTAGATAGTGACGGGTATAGAGCCAGACGGGAGGCAAGTCTGAAACGCCTGGCCCTAGCAGCTGCCAGAAAAGTGGAAAAAAGGGGCAAACCTGCCTATCTTGAACCCATGTCCAGTTGGGAACGACGCATTATCCATTTGGCATTGAAAGATACAGATAGCGTAATGACACGCTCTGTAGGAGAAGAGCCGTCTCGCAAAGTAGTAGTTTGCCCAGCCCATTCTACAAGAAGCAAACGCCGTTAA
- a CDS encoding prolipoprotein diacylglyceryl transferase, protein MYPELFSIRNFTIHSYYVLWIVALVTAFLWTYKRGIQYYGIPPSKMGHLLGMVALGIIAGICTGMGIHLGREAVFQDPLSILHFWKGGMSSYYSFIGGCCFAFFYIFRTKLSLWRVAESASLPSAALIAIGRWGCFLNGCCGGIPTSHLWGVRFAIDPEALIRHPTQLYYSFGALAILLALQWIEFRLGESERFVKAAFLWPLFLILWGFLRIFVDPLRIDWYLSGIEASHRGSFSMVIVGGIWLSYSCWKLIRKIYD, encoded by the coding sequence ATGTATCCGGAACTATTCTCTATAAGGAATTTTACGATCCACAGCTATTACGTGCTGTGGATCGTTGCGTTAGTGACGGCTTTTCTCTGGACGTATAAAAGAGGAATTCAGTACTACGGCATCCCTCCCTCTAAAATGGGGCACTTGTTGGGAATGGTTGCTTTGGGAATTATTGCGGGTATATGTACTGGCATGGGTATTCATCTTGGTCGAGAAGCTGTATTTCAAGATCCCCTTAGCATACTTCATTTTTGGAAAGGAGGAATGTCTTCTTATTACAGTTTCATAGGCGGCTGTTGCTTTGCCTTCTTTTATATCTTCCGTACAAAATTGTCTCTATGGCGTGTTGCAGAATCGGCATCCCTCCCCTCCGCTGCGTTAATAGCTATTGGCCGGTGGGGCTGTTTTTTGAATGGTTGTTGTGGGGGAATTCCAACATCTCACCTTTGGGGAGTACGCTTCGCTATTGATCCGGAAGCTTTAATCCGCCATCCCACTCAGCTTTATTATTCTTTCGGAGCTCTTGCAATTCTCCTTGCGTTGCAATGGATTGAGTTTCGTTTAGGGGAAAGCGAGCGCTTTGTAAAAGCTGCATTTCTCTGGCCCCTATTTTTAATCCTTTGGGGTTTCTTGCGTATTTTTGTGGATCCACTTCGTATTGATTGGTACCTTTCTGGAATAGAAGCATCTCATAGAGGTAGTTTTTCCATGGTAATTGTAGGTGGAATCTGGCTTTCTTATTCTTGCTGGAAACTTATTCGTAAAATTTATGATTAA
- a CDS encoding Do family serine endopeptidase gives MKRMYNTIALLSIIAFALSAISTSSFAQDVFTGNPIAVIAKDASPAVVNIDVEATVTRSVSPFPNDPIFKRFFGEEFQRFSRTIPMKGRGSGFIVTDNGQILTNSHVVEGADKITVTLSDGRTFPAEVLGTDPTFDLAVIRIDARNLPVLKLGDSDRIDVGEWVVAIGNPFGLEHTVTVGVISAKNRSIHAGDVNFDGFLQTDAAINPGNSGGPLINLSGEVVGINSAIVPYAQGIGFAIPVNMAKQIMDDLVKYGKVKRGWLGVYVQPVTKEFITAYGLKEEKGAVISDVVSDSPADKAGLQRGDVIIAVNGNKIDNHQDLVFRIRQFMAGDTVNLEIVRKAEKKNISVKLTEVAPAGEESQEKGSPKTSELFKKVGVEASNVTTQLRSQYGLRSKDGVVITFVEQGSFAARAGIREGDLVLEVNGTKVSDVSDLNKAVGNKDNSLVLLLGRGGRTFFVSMSF, from the coding sequence ATGAAAAGGATGTACAACACAATTGCTCTTCTTTCCATAATAGCTTTTGCTCTGAGTGCGATAAGCACTTCCTCTTTTGCTCAAGATGTTTTCACTGGGAACCCTATAGCGGTCATAGCGAAGGATGCTTCTCCAGCCGTGGTCAACATAGATGTAGAGGCTACAGTTACACGGTCAGTCTCTCCTTTCCCGAATGATCCCATATTCAAGCGTTTCTTTGGAGAAGAGTTTCAGCGTTTTTCTAGAACTATACCAATGAAAGGGCGTGGATCTGGCTTTATTGTTACAGACAACGGCCAAATTCTCACCAATAGTCATGTTGTAGAGGGAGCGGATAAGATTACAGTAACTCTTTCTGATGGACGGACCTTTCCCGCTGAAGTCCTAGGAACTGACCCTACTTTTGATTTAGCCGTGATCAGGATAGACGCCCGCAATCTGCCTGTGCTCAAACTTGGTGACTCTGACCGTATAGACGTGGGAGAGTGGGTTGTTGCCATAGGTAACCCTTTTGGCCTGGAGCACACTGTGACAGTTGGTGTCATATCTGCAAAAAACAGGAGCATTCACGCTGGAGATGTAAATTTTGACGGTTTTTTGCAAACTGATGCAGCTATTAATCCGGGGAATAGTGGCGGTCCCCTGATCAACCTTTCGGGGGAAGTTGTGGGGATAAACAGCGCTATTGTCCCTTATGCTCAGGGAATAGGATTCGCTATTCCTGTTAACATGGCGAAGCAGATAATGGATGATCTTGTAAAATATGGAAAGGTCAAAAGAGGTTGGCTTGGTGTGTACGTGCAGCCAGTGACGAAAGAGTTTATCACAGCTTATGGCTTAAAAGAAGAAAAAGGAGCCGTTATCAGCGATGTGGTGTCAGATTCGCCAGCGGATAAGGCAGGATTGCAGCGTGGCGATGTGATTATTGCTGTTAATGGTAACAAGATAGACAATCATCAGGATCTTGTTTTTAGAATACGCCAATTTATGGCAGGGGATACAGTTAATCTTGAGATAGTGCGTAAAGCAGAAAAGAAAAATATTTCTGTTAAACTAACAGAAGTTGCTCCTGCAGGAGAAGAAAGCCAGGAAAAAGGATCGCCTAAAACCTCAGAGCTTTTTAAAAAAGTTGGTGTTGAAGCAAGTAATGTTACCACACAGCTTCGTTCCCAGTACGGACTAAGATCAAAGGATGGAGTGGTTATAACCTTTGTTGAGCAGGGATCATTTGCTGCTCGTGCAGGGATTCGTGAAGGAGACCTGGTTCTGGAGGTAAATGGCACAAAAGTGTCTGATGTGAGCGACTTAAATAAAGCCGTGGGGAATAAGGACAATTCTTTAGTGCTTCTTTTAGGCCGGGGCGGGAGAACGTTCTTTGTTTCCATGAGTTTTTAA
- a CDS encoding sensor histidine kinase — MGGLFAGCALSFFISLWFLELRIYTPLRKTCQSLRKKKRKNDRVTIPFLGDHPQLVELRESLNKLLRQYEESLAQLKQLSADTSHELRTPIAVIKGKIEIMLMSTREPSYYVERLQQIMVQIENMQQIVESILELSRFSKFSGPEWMESVDLLMAADEACENMFPLIEKTRRQHLVKKLSFAPVFGSIELLTRVVTNLLDNASKYTPEGGTIGVETWSDIKKQKAYLRIWDTGQGMDEYAIQKCRDLFWRADTARSGGGYGLGLPLVQRISELHKAEVDIQSTLGKGSSFTLTFSLDTNTLSEYEIS, encoded by the coding sequence ATGGGAGGATTGTTTGCCGGTTGCGCACTATCTTTTTTTATATCCCTCTGGTTTCTTGAGCTTCGCATTTACACTCCCTTACGAAAAACGTGTCAATCCTTACGAAAAAAGAAGAGAAAAAATGACCGCGTAACAATACCCTTTCTTGGGGATCATCCCCAACTTGTAGAGCTTCGCGAATCTCTTAATAAACTGCTCCGCCAGTACGAAGAATCCCTTGCTCAACTTAAGCAATTGTCAGCAGATACGAGCCATGAGCTTAGAACTCCTATTGCCGTCATCAAGGGAAAGATCGAAATAATGCTCATGTCCACTAGAGAACCTAGTTATTACGTGGAACGGCTTCAGCAAATAATGGTTCAGATCGAAAATATGCAACAAATTGTAGAGTCTATACTCGAGTTGTCCCGGTTTTCAAAGTTCTCAGGCCCAGAATGGATGGAATCGGTGGATTTACTTATGGCAGCTGATGAAGCCTGTGAAAACATGTTTCCCCTCATTGAAAAAACAAGACGTCAGCATCTGGTGAAAAAACTCTCTTTTGCCCCAGTTTTCGGGAGCATTGAACTTCTTACAAGAGTTGTTACAAACCTCCTGGACAATGCCAGCAAATACACTCCTGAAGGCGGAACTATCGGTGTGGAAACATGGAGTGATATAAAAAAGCAGAAAGCCTATTTGCGTATTTGGGATACCGGCCAGGGGATGGATGAATACGCTATTCAAAAGTGCAGAGACCTCTTTTGGCGTGCGGACACAGCTCGAAGCGGAGGCGGATATGGGCTGGGACTTCCCCTTGTGCAGAGAATATCTGAATTGCACAAAGCTGAAGTGGACATCCAATCTACTTTGGGAAAAGGAAGCTCTTTCACTTTGACTTTTTCCCTTGATACAAACACCCTTTCCGAATATGAGATATCGTGA
- a CDS encoding response regulator transcription factor, with protein sequence MSLLIIEDNKDLVQVLAEGFAENGFSVERAYTGEEGLEKAKNPECECIVLDLMLPGISGLEVLERLRSNGATLPIIILTAKDSVDEKVEGLNKGADDFLVKPFDFRELLARVRTLLRRTSELQHNLLHCGSMTIDPVARECRVDNTILPLRRREFDILELLLRHENQVFTREKIISQVWQKEYDGTSNVVDVHIKYLRDKLREQGLDTVVVTVRGVGYKVTCPDCI encoded by the coding sequence ATGTCACTGCTTATTATTGAAGATAATAAGGATCTTGTTCAGGTTCTCGCCGAGGGCTTTGCAGAAAATGGGTTTTCTGTAGAGCGCGCTTATACAGGAGAAGAAGGGCTGGAAAAAGCGAAGAACCCGGAGTGCGAGTGTATAGTTCTGGACCTCATGCTGCCTGGCATAAGCGGACTAGAGGTTCTTGAAAGACTTCGTTCAAATGGTGCTACTCTTCCTATCATTATTCTCACGGCGAAAGACAGTGTAGACGAAAAGGTAGAGGGCCTTAATAAGGGTGCCGATGATTTTCTGGTTAAACCATTTGATTTCAGAGAGCTTCTTGCAAGAGTTCGTACCCTTTTAAGGAGAACTTCTGAGTTGCAGCATAATCTCCTTCATTGTGGATCTATGACAATAGATCCAGTAGCTAGGGAATGTAGAGTGGATAACACCATATTACCACTGCGTAGACGGGAGTTTGATATTCTGGAATTGCTTCTTCGACATGAAAACCAAGTTTTTACCAGGGAAAAGATAATTTCTCAAGTCTGGCAAAAAGAATATGACGGGACAAGTAATGTAGTTGACGTACATATAAAATATTTGAGAGACAAGCTGCGCGAGCAAGGATTAGATACAGTGGTTGTAACTGTACGAGGAGTTGGGTACAAGGTAACTTGCCCAGACTGTATCTAA
- the rpsO gene encoding 30S ribosomal protein S15, translating into MLEKDQKQRIIEEYRTHNVDTGSPEVQIAMLTVRIRELTEHMKNHTKDFHSRRGLLKMVGRRRKLLRYLREKDFNRYQTLIERLGLRH; encoded by the coding sequence ATGTTGGAGAAGGATCAGAAACAGAGGATCATTGAAGAGTACCGCACCCATAATGTGGACACAGGGTCTCCAGAAGTTCAGATTGCCATGTTGACCGTGAGGATTCGTGAGCTTACAGAGCATATGAAGAACCACACAAAGGACTTCCATTCCAGGAGGGGACTTCTTAAGATGGTCGGAAGACGGCGTAAGCTTCTTCGCTATCTGAGGGAGAAAGACTTCAACAGATACCAGACTTTAATTGAACGCCTTGGTCTTCGTCACTAA